A stretch of Bordetella genomosp. 13 DNA encodes these proteins:
- a CDS encoding MarR family winged helix-turn-helix transcriptional regulator, giving the protein MVTKKKVQDTHISAQLKDLHRSLITIVSVMNRPRNDERLIAEAGVQLDQALFRLLVVIERVGPIGVVDLADRLGRDYTTISRQVAKLERMGMVMRHANPEDRRMRETVVSSKGKAVTDKLDQARERLARGIFQDWAAEDVADLVRLMRKFAEALELGTRA; this is encoded by the coding sequence ATGGTCACAAAAAAGAAAGTGCAAGATACACATATCTCGGCGCAGTTGAAGGACCTTCATCGATCCTTGATCACGATCGTAAGCGTGATGAACCGCCCAAGGAACGACGAACGGCTGATCGCGGAAGCCGGCGTGCAGTTGGACCAGGCGCTCTTTCGCCTATTGGTGGTGATTGAAAGGGTGGGCCCGATCGGGGTGGTGGATCTGGCGGATCGCCTCGGCAGGGATTACACGACCATCAGCCGCCAGGTCGCCAAGCTGGAACGGATGGGGATGGTGATGCGGCACGCGAATCCGGAAGATCGCCGGATGCGCGAAACGGTGGTGTCTTCCAAGGGCAAAGCAGTGACTGACAAGCTTGACCAAGCCCGCGAGCGTCTGGCACGGGGAATCTTTCAGGACTGGGCCGCCGAAGACGTCGCGGATTTAGTGCGTCTGATGCGGAAGTTCGCGGAGGCGCTGGAACTGGGTACACGGGCTTGA
- a CDS encoding efflux transporter outer membrane subunit — translation MYAALAAALLLGGCGLLDSRYERPAVQVPMQWTQGQPGDAASLAGPWWLAFGDAELDRLMTQALARNNDLAAAAVRVRRAQLTAGLARSDLFPIFGGSVDVTRSRNLYGDRLITRNNTAQLTVSYELDLWGRLSRARDAAEWEAEATEQDRQSTALSLTGTTAQLYWQIGFLNQRLATSSESIAYAQRTLDMVRAQYAAGGASALEVAEAEQNLANQQAAHTDLMQQRVENLNALAILFDSPPGPIVADPPRLPQTELPPVRAGLPADLLGRRPDLRSAELRLRGALANVDATRYSYYPPITLTGALGTASTALGDLLRNPVGTLGAGLTLPFLQWNQMELNIDISRTDFEERVVVFRQALYQAMSDVENALSARTQLTERARLLALSLESARRAERLYEVRYRAGAVSLRFWLDAQEQRRNAEVAVAENALNRLLNQVSLYQALGGDTGTGPVAAAQ, via the coding sequence TTGTACGCCGCGTTGGCGGCCGCCCTGCTGCTGGGCGGTTGCGGCTTGCTGGACAGCCGCTACGAGCGGCCCGCCGTGCAGGTGCCGATGCAATGGACTCAGGGTCAGCCGGGCGATGCGGCGTCGCTGGCCGGCCCATGGTGGCTGGCCTTCGGCGACGCCGAACTGGACCGGCTGATGACCCAGGCGCTGGCGCGCAACAACGACCTGGCGGCCGCCGCGGTGCGGGTGCGGCGCGCGCAATTGACCGCCGGCCTGGCCCGCAGCGATCTGTTCCCCATATTTGGCGGCAGCGTGGACGTGACCCGGTCCCGCAACCTGTACGGCGACAGGCTGATCACGCGCAACAACACGGCGCAACTGACCGTGAGCTATGAGCTGGACCTGTGGGGCCGGCTGTCGCGGGCGCGAGACGCGGCCGAATGGGAAGCCGAGGCCACCGAGCAGGACCGCCAGAGCACCGCGCTGAGCCTGACCGGCACCACCGCGCAGCTGTACTGGCAGATCGGTTTCTTGAACCAGCGCCTGGCCACCAGCAGCGAGAGCATCGCCTATGCGCAGCGCACGCTGGACATGGTGCGCGCGCAGTATGCGGCCGGGGGCGCCTCCGCGCTGGAAGTGGCCGAGGCCGAACAGAATCTGGCCAACCAGCAGGCTGCGCATACCGACCTGATGCAGCAGCGCGTGGAAAACCTGAACGCCCTGGCGATATTGTTCGACAGCCCGCCAGGACCCATCGTCGCCGATCCGCCGCGCCTGCCCCAGACAGAACTGCCGCCGGTGCGCGCAGGGCTGCCCGCCGACCTGCTGGGCCGGCGTCCGGACCTGCGCTCCGCCGAACTGCGCCTGCGCGGCGCGTTGGCCAACGTCGATGCCACGCGCTACAGCTACTACCCGCCCATCACGCTGACGGGCGCCCTGGGCACGGCCAGCACCGCCCTGGGCGACCTGCTGCGCAATCCGGTGGGAACGCTGGGCGCGGGGCTGACCCTGCCGTTCCTGCAGTGGAACCAGATGGAGCTGAACATCGACATCTCGCGCACCGATTTCGAAGAGCGCGTGGTGGTCTTCCGCCAGGCGCTCTACCAGGCCATGTCCGACGTCGAGAACGCCCTGTCGGCCCGTACCCAGCTCACCGAGCGGGCGCGCCTGCTGGCTCTGTCGCTGGAGTCCGCGCGGCGCGCCGAACGGCTGTACGAGGTGCGCTACCGCGCCGGCGCCGTGTCGCTGCGCTTCTGGCTCGACGCGCAGGAGCAGCGCCGCAACGCCGAAGTGGCGGTGGCCGAGAACGCGCTGAACCGGCTGCTGAACCAGGTGTCGCTGTACCAGGCGCTGGGCGGCGACACGGGCACCGGCCCCGTGGCGGCGGCGCAATAA
- a CDS encoding aminotransferase class IV family protein has protein sequence MRPELIETILITADRGIPLLARHLARLQNSAQALGYRCDADAIEADIRAAASMTLAPGPHRLRMLLNSAGDRTLQASPLPPLPSDQSIMLSPEPLDPAEPLLRHKTTYRPWYAQTVSWLAEHPHVFDLVYVNTRGELCEGSRSNIHLKLDGRWYTPPLESGCLPGVQRAALIDAGKVQERVLPVALAREAQAIRLSNALRGWFDVTLRE, from the coding sequence ATGCGGCCCGAACTCATCGAAACGATCCTGATCACGGCGGACCGTGGCATCCCGCTGCTGGCGCGCCATCTTGCCCGCCTGCAGAATTCGGCCCAGGCCCTGGGCTACCGATGCGACGCCGACGCGATCGAAGCGGACATCCGCGCCGCCGCCAGCATGACGCTGGCCCCCGGTCCGCACCGCCTGCGCATGCTGCTCAACTCTGCCGGCGACCGTACGCTGCAGGCCTCTCCGCTGCCCCCGCTGCCCTCGGACCAGTCGATCATGCTGTCGCCCGAACCGCTGGACCCGGCCGAACCGCTGCTGCGCCACAAGACAACGTATCGCCCCTGGTACGCACAAACGGTTTCGTGGCTGGCAGAGCACCCGCACGTCTTCGACCTGGTCTACGTAAACACGCGCGGCGAACTGTGCGAAGGCAGCCGCAGCAACATTCATCTGAAACTGGACGGCCGCTGGTACACGCCGCCCCTGGAAAGCGGCTGCTTGCCCGGCGTCCAGCGCGCGGCGCTTATCGACGCAGGCAAAGTACAAGAACGCGTGTTGCCGGTGGCACTGGCGCGCGAAGCGCAGGCAATCAGACTGTCCAACGCGTTACGAGGGTGGTTCGACGTGACGCTTCGGGAGTGA
- a CDS encoding DUF7661 family protein, whose amino-acid sequence MKFDVYGRFALEVLHTTRGWEVYRLTDGKHVRADDIIIPADMAVGDIAAYLDDLLHEISRPGDRIVEL is encoded by the coding sequence ATGAAGTTCGACGTTTACGGTAGATTTGCGCTGGAAGTGCTTCATACGACCCGCGGGTGGGAGGTGTATCGCCTTACCGACGGCAAGCATGTGCGTGCGGATGACATCATCATCCCGGCGGATATGGCGGTTGGCGACATCGCGGCATACCTTGATGATCTCCTTCACGAAATATCTCGGCCTGGGGACAGGATCGTAGAGCTGTGA
- a CDS encoding tRNA threonylcarbamoyladenosine dehydratase: MTIAPPALSTCDIDAERRFGGLARLYGPGAPARLNGSHVAVAGLGGVGSWTAEALARCGVGALTLIDLDHIAESNVNRQIHALTPTLGQAKVEAMAARIRDINPECVVTRIDEFVAPDNVAQVLAGRYAAIIDCTDQAAAKIAMILHARERGVPLLLCGGAGGKTDPLSLRAGDLSEASNDALLSKLRNKLRREHGYPRASDRQGRALKRVPRMGVRALWFDQPAILPQAWARAAELDDDMGAEGTPPAAPQGLSCAGYGSVVTVTAVMGMAAANEAIRLALG; encoded by the coding sequence ATGACCATCGCCCCTCCCGCTCTCTCCACCTGCGACATCGATGCCGAACGCCGTTTCGGCGGCCTGGCCCGCCTGTACGGCCCGGGCGCTCCGGCGCGGCTGAACGGCTCGCACGTGGCCGTGGCGGGACTGGGCGGCGTGGGCTCGTGGACGGCCGAGGCGCTGGCGCGCTGCGGGGTGGGCGCGCTGACCTTGATCGACCTGGACCACATCGCCGAGTCCAACGTCAACCGGCAGATCCACGCGCTGACGCCCACGTTGGGACAGGCCAAGGTCGAGGCCATGGCGGCCCGCATCCGCGACATCAATCCCGAATGCGTGGTGACCCGCATCGACGAGTTCGTGGCGCCCGACAACGTAGCCCAGGTGCTCGCGGGCCGCTACGCCGCCATCATTGATTGCACCGACCAGGCGGCTGCCAAGATCGCCATGATCCTGCACGCGCGCGAGCGCGGCGTGCCACTGCTGCTGTGCGGCGGCGCGGGCGGCAAGACCGATCCCCTGTCCTTGCGCGCCGGTGACCTGTCCGAGGCGAGCAACGACGCGCTGCTGTCGAAGCTGCGCAACAAGCTGCGCCGCGAACACGGCTACCCGCGCGCCTCAGACCGCCAGGGCCGCGCACTGAAACGCGTGCCGCGCATGGGCGTGCGCGCGCTCTGGTTCGACCAGCCCGCCATCCTGCCCCAGGCCTGGGCGCGCGCGGCCGAACTCGACGACGACATGGGGGCGGAGGGTACGCCGCCCGCGGCGCCGCAAGGCCTGTCCTGCGCAGGCTACGGGTCGGTGGTGACCGTCACGGCGGTCATGGGGATGGCGGCTGCCAACGAGGCGATACGCCTGGCGCTGGGGTGA
- a CDS encoding MFS transporter, with translation MLNHVALTGGRITVSLTALGLGLSTLEVGTLVAVFAVLPMLASVHAGRWVDKIGVVRPLVIGTGLCSVGTLLPFAWQTQTSLLIASCCIGIGFMLHQVATQDMLGHAASDRRLRNFSWLSLALAASGFSGPLIAGLAIDHLGSRLAFGALALGPLISVVGLYLLRRPLCEFSAGLTAAHRPPETRPRLSEILAVPALRRIMLVNTILSGAWDTHLFVVPIYGTRIGLSATTIGIILAAFAAATFVIRLLLPFIQSRVRSWTMVRTAMVTAAVDFVVYPLFQDVGVLIGLSFVLGLALGMCQPSMLALLHQHSPPGRAAEAVGLRMALINGSQVSLPLTFGALGALIGVAPLFWAYAAALAVGGWFNRHPPQETSESPP, from the coding sequence ATGCTGAATCACGTGGCGCTTACGGGCGGCCGGATCACCGTCTCGCTAACCGCGCTAGGGCTGGGCCTGTCCACGCTGGAGGTCGGCACGCTGGTCGCGGTATTCGCGGTGCTGCCCATGCTGGCTTCCGTGCATGCCGGACGCTGGGTAGACAAGATCGGCGTCGTGCGGCCGCTGGTCATCGGCACCGGCCTCTGCTCGGTCGGCACCCTGCTGCCTTTCGCCTGGCAGACGCAGACCAGCCTGTTGATCGCATCGTGCTGCATAGGCATCGGCTTCATGCTGCACCAGGTCGCCACCCAGGACATGCTGGGGCACGCGGCGTCGGACCGCCGGCTGCGCAATTTCTCGTGGCTGTCGCTGGCGCTGGCCGCCTCGGGCTTCAGCGGTCCGTTGATTGCCGGGTTGGCCATCGACCATCTGGGCAGTCGCCTGGCGTTTGGCGCGCTGGCCCTGGGGCCCCTGATTTCAGTGGTAGGGCTGTACCTGCTGCGACGGCCCCTGTGCGAGTTCAGCGCCGGACTCACCGCCGCCCATCGCCCGCCGGAAACGCGGCCGCGCCTTTCCGAGATCCTGGCCGTGCCGGCGCTGCGCCGCATCATGCTGGTCAACACCATCCTGTCGGGCGCCTGGGACACCCACCTCTTCGTCGTACCCATCTACGGCACGCGCATCGGGCTGTCCGCGACGACGATCGGCATCATACTCGCGGCCTTCGCGGCCGCTACGTTCGTCATCCGCCTTCTTCTGCCCTTTATCCAGAGCCGGGTCCGGTCGTGGACCATGGTCCGCACGGCGATGGTCACGGCCGCGGTGGATTTCGTGGTTTATCCGCTGTTCCAGGACGTAGGCGTGCTGATCGGCCTGTCTTTCGTGCTGGGGCTGGCATTGGGCATGTGCCAGCCCAGCATGCTGGCGCTGCTGCACCAGCACAGTCCCCCGGGGCGCGCCGCCGAGGCGGTGGGCCTGCGGATGGCGCTGATCAACGGGTCGCAGGTCTCTCTGCCGTTGACGTTCGGCGCGCTCGGTGCACTAATCGGGGTGGCGCCCCTGTTCTGGGCCTACGCCGCCGCGCTGGCGGTGGGAGGCTGGTTCAATCGCCATCCCCCGCAAGAAACCTCAGAATCCCCTCCGTGA
- a CDS encoding MacB family efflux pump subunit, protein MAQALIRLEDVRREFVSGEQTIAVLKDVNLEIAAGEMVAIVGASGSGKSTLMNILGCLDRPTRGTYSIGGRVTGKLSPDELAELRREHFGFIFQRYHLMADLTARGNVEMPAVYSGRARGPRRERAEALLQRLGLGERMEHRPSQLSGGQQQRVSIARALMNGGQVILADEPTGALDTHTGQEVLRILEELNAAGHTIVIVTHDMEVARHARRIIEIRDGEIVADRLNDDGAKAAAPPAAEPPEVARGAAWRAALDRTGEALRMALVAMNAHRLRTALTMLGIVIGIAAVVSVVALGEGSRQKILSDISQMGTNTVDVFPGENFGDEKAARIRTLVPSDADALARQHFADSVTPQVSTSVSLRYRNVSVNGTVQGVGEQFFRVRGLRLAQGQFFDATAVARRSQDVVIDENTRNRLFGTATDAVGQVILLGNVPSRVVGVTLKQEALFGAAETLNVYIPYTTALSRVLGQQHLRSITVRVADDTPIKTAEQSIVKLLTQRHGTKDFFVFNTDSVRQTIERTTATMTLLVSMIALISLVVGGIGVMNIMLVSVTERTREIGVRMAVGARRGDIMQQFLIEAVLVCLIGGVAGIALSLGLGELVSRATGGSFQMIFSAASMVAAFVCSTLIGVAFGFLPARNAARLDPIESLARE, encoded by the coding sequence GTGGCGCAAGCGCTGATCCGGCTGGAGGACGTGCGGCGCGAGTTCGTGTCCGGCGAGCAGACCATCGCGGTGCTCAAGGACGTGAACCTGGAGATCGCCGCGGGCGAGATGGTGGCTATCGTGGGCGCGTCCGGCTCGGGCAAGTCCACGCTGATGAACATCCTGGGCTGCCTGGACCGTCCCACGCGCGGCACTTACAGCATAGGCGGACGCGTCACCGGCAAGCTGTCGCCCGACGAATTGGCCGAGCTGCGGCGCGAGCACTTCGGCTTCATCTTCCAGCGCTATCACCTGATGGCCGACCTGACCGCGCGCGGCAACGTCGAGATGCCGGCCGTCTACAGCGGCCGCGCGCGCGGCCCGCGGCGCGAGCGCGCCGAGGCGCTGCTGCAGCGCCTGGGCCTGGGCGAGCGCATGGAGCACCGGCCCAGCCAGCTGTCGGGCGGGCAGCAGCAGCGCGTCAGCATCGCGCGCGCCCTGATGAACGGCGGGCAGGTGATCCTGGCCGACGAGCCCACCGGCGCGCTGGACACGCACACCGGGCAGGAAGTGCTGCGCATCCTGGAAGAGCTGAACGCCGCCGGCCACACCATCGTCATCGTCACGCACGACATGGAAGTGGCGCGGCATGCGCGCCGCATCATCGAGATCCGCGACGGCGAGATCGTGGCCGACCGTCTCAACGACGACGGCGCCAAGGCGGCGGCGCCGCCGGCTGCCGAGCCGCCCGAGGTCGCGCGGGGGGCGGCGTGGCGGGCCGCCCTCGACCGCACCGGCGAGGCCCTGCGCATGGCGCTGGTCGCCATGAACGCGCACCGGCTGCGCACGGCGCTGACCATGCTGGGCATCGTGATCGGCATCGCCGCGGTGGTGTCGGTGGTGGCGCTGGGCGAGGGCTCGCGGCAGAAGATCCTGAGCGACATCAGCCAGATGGGCACCAACACGGTGGACGTGTTCCCGGGCGAGAACTTCGGCGACGAGAAGGCGGCGCGCATCCGCACGCTGGTGCCTTCCGATGCCGACGCGCTGGCGCGCCAGCATTTCGCCGACAGCGTCACGCCGCAGGTGTCCACCAGCGTCTCGCTGCGCTATCGCAACGTTTCCGTGAACGGCACCGTGCAGGGCGTGGGCGAGCAGTTCTTCCGCGTGCGCGGCTTGCGGCTGGCGCAGGGCCAGTTCTTCGACGCCACCGCGGTGGCGCGCCGCAGCCAGGACGTGGTCATCGACGAGAACACGCGCAACCGGCTGTTCGGCACGGCGACCGACGCGGTGGGCCAGGTCATTCTGCTGGGCAACGTGCCCAGCCGCGTGGTGGGCGTGACGCTGAAGCAGGAAGCGCTGTTCGGCGCGGCCGAGACCCTGAATGTCTACATTCCGTACACCACCGCGCTCAGCCGCGTGCTGGGCCAGCAGCACCTGCGCAGCATCACCGTGCGGGTGGCGGACGACACGCCTATCAAGACCGCGGAACAGTCCATCGTGAAGTTGCTGACGCAGCGCCACGGCACCAAAGACTTCTTCGTGTTCAACACCGATTCGGTGCGCCAGACCATCGAACGCACCACCGCCACCATGACACTGCTGGTGTCCATGATCGCGCTGATCTCGCTGGTGGTGGGCGGCATCGGCGTGATGAACATCATGCTGGTGTCGGTCACCGAACGCACCCGCGAGATCGGCGTGCGCATGGCCGTGGGCGCGCGGCGCGGCGACATCATGCAGCAATTCCTCATCGAGGCGGTGCTGGTCTGCCTGATCGGCGGCGTGGCGGGGATCGCCCTGTCGCTGGGACTGGGCGAACTGGTCTCGCGCGCCACCGGCGGCAGTTTCCAGATGATTTTCTCGGCCGCCTCGATGGTGGCCGCCTTCGTGTGCTCCACCCTGATCGGGGTCGCCTTCGGCTTCCTGCCGGCGCGCAACGCGGCGCGCCTGGATCCCATCGAATCCCTGGCTCGAGAATGA
- a CDS encoding efflux RND transporter periplasmic adaptor subunit, which produces MKPKSGKTRRYVLIAVALLLVAMTVRWAFFSPPPAPSFSTAEVRRADMEDSVLASGTLEAFRQVSVGAQATGQLKSLKVQLGDRVTRGQLVAEIDDLTQQNDLRTAQATLNTRRADLTAKQATLRQAELAFRRQREMLAADASSREDYEAAEATLAVTRAEIASLQAQIVQAEIEVDTAKVNLGYTRISSPIDGTVVAVVTKEGQTVNSFQTAPTIIKVAQVETMTVKAQISEADVTRVQPGQKAYFTILGEPDKRYYGSLRAVEPAPDSIQKDDSNSLMSSASTTSSSSQAVYYNGLFEVPNPDGRLRISMTAQVFVVLGEAPGALVVPSAALGARNEDGTRTVRVVGADGQPVERRIKVGLNNNVDAQVLEGLQEGDKVVTGEGAKAPAAPGA; this is translated from the coding sequence ATGAAACCCAAGTCCGGCAAGACCAGGCGCTATGTGCTGATCGCCGTAGCGCTGCTACTCGTGGCCATGACCGTCAGATGGGCGTTCTTCTCGCCGCCGCCCGCTCCTTCCTTCTCCACCGCGGAGGTGCGGCGCGCCGATATGGAGGACAGCGTGTTGGCCAGCGGCACGCTCGAGGCGTTCCGGCAGGTCAGCGTCGGCGCGCAGGCCACCGGGCAGTTGAAATCGCTGAAGGTGCAGTTGGGCGATCGGGTGACGCGCGGCCAGCTGGTGGCCGAGATCGATGACCTGACCCAGCAGAACGACCTGCGCACCGCGCAAGCCACCCTGAATACCCGCCGCGCCGACCTCACCGCCAAGCAGGCGACGCTGCGCCAGGCGGAACTGGCCTTTCGCCGCCAGCGCGAGATGCTGGCGGCCGACGCCAGCTCGCGCGAGGACTACGAGGCCGCCGAGGCGACGCTGGCTGTGACCCGCGCCGAGATCGCGTCGTTGCAGGCGCAGATCGTGCAGGCCGAGATCGAGGTGGACACGGCCAAGGTCAACCTGGGCTACACGCGCATCAGCTCGCCCATCGACGGCACCGTGGTGGCCGTGGTCACCAAGGAGGGCCAGACCGTGAACTCGTTCCAGACCGCGCCGACCATCATCAAGGTGGCGCAGGTCGAGACCATGACGGTGAAGGCGCAGATCTCCGAGGCCGACGTGACCCGCGTCCAGCCGGGGCAGAAGGCCTACTTCACCATCCTGGGCGAACCGGACAAGCGCTACTACGGCAGCCTGCGCGCGGTCGAACCCGCGCCCGACTCGATCCAGAAAGACGACTCGAATTCGCTGATGAGCAGCGCCTCGACCACCAGTTCGTCGTCGCAGGCCGTGTACTACAACGGCCTGTTCGAGGTGCCCAATCCCGACGGCAGGCTGCGCATCTCGATGACGGCGCAGGTGTTCGTGGTGCTGGGCGAGGCGCCCGGCGCGCTGGTGGTGCCGTCTGCGGCGCTGGGCGCGCGCAACGAGGACGGCACCCGCACCGTGCGCGTGGTCGGCGCGGACGGCCAGCCGGTCGAGCGCCGCATCAAGGTGGGGCTGAACAACAACGTCGACGCCCAGGTGCTGGAAGGCCTGCAGGAGGGCGACAAGGTGGTGACGGGCGAGGGGGCCAAGGCGCCGGCCGCGCCGGGAGCCTGA
- a CDS encoding aminodeoxychorismate synthase component I, whose protein sequence is MQARFEDRLAGRALQLLGPRERISACRRGEVPAALDAIERARAAGHWIALLLDYELGEWLLPEAARPPPGETDAEPLRADDGSARLTALVFDQARHEAPWDAPAAGDPPARIAAVRPRMARELYLERIERIRTLIAQGELYQVNYTLPLDVSLEGDPRSLYRHIAARHPVAHAAYVEDGQRTVLSFSPELFVARQGSRLVTRPMKGTAPRHADPVEDQRLGEALRASPKDRAENLMIVDLLRNDLGRLAVPGSVRVDDLFALERYPSVWTLTSTISAEAPQATLAQVLAALFPCGSITGAPKIAAMRRIRRMEIAPRSLYCGSVGWLAPDGDFSLNVAIRTLVLPSCESNQGGAGSSHIVDLPRSEQARAASSGPTTPGPAVRSGVYHVGGGIVHDSDPEREWQECHWKARILG, encoded by the coding sequence ATGCAAGCCCGATTCGAAGACCGCCTGGCCGGCCGGGCGCTGCAGCTGCTCGGACCGCGCGAACGCATCAGCGCCTGCCGGCGCGGCGAGGTGCCCGCGGCGCTGGATGCCATCGAGCGCGCGCGTGCGGCCGGCCATTGGATCGCCCTGCTGCTCGATTACGAACTAGGCGAATGGCTGCTGCCCGAGGCGGCGCGGCCTCCGCCCGGCGAGACGGATGCCGAGCCGCTGCGCGCCGACGACGGCAGCGCGCGGCTGACCGCGCTGGTATTCGACCAGGCGCGCCACGAGGCGCCGTGGGACGCGCCCGCCGCAGGCGACCCGCCGGCGCGCATCGCCGCGGTACGGCCGCGCATGGCGCGCGAGCTTTACCTTGAGCGCATCGAGCGGATCCGCACGCTGATCGCGCAGGGCGAGTTGTACCAGGTGAACTACACCCTGCCGCTGGACGTGTCGCTGGAAGGCGATCCGCGTTCGCTCTATCGCCACATCGCGGCGCGCCATCCGGTGGCGCACGCCGCCTATGTCGAGGACGGCCAGCGGACCGTGCTGTCGTTCTCGCCCGAGCTGTTCGTCGCGCGTCAAGGCTCGCGCCTGGTCACGCGCCCCATGAAGGGCACCGCGCCGCGCCATGCCGATCCCGTCGAAGACCAGCGGCTGGGCGAGGCCCTGCGCGCCAGTCCGAAGGACCGCGCCGAGAACCTGATGATCGTGGACCTGCTGCGCAACGACCTGGGCCGGCTGGCCGTGCCGGGATCGGTGCGCGTCGACGACCTGTTCGCGCTGGAGCGCTATCCCAGCGTGTGGACGCTGACCTCGACCATCTCGGCCGAGGCGCCGCAGGCCACGCTGGCGCAGGTGCTGGCCGCCCTGTTCCCTTGCGGCTCCATCACGGGCGCCCCCAAGATCGCCGCCATGCGCCGCATCCGCCGCATGGAGATCGCGCCGCGCAGCCTGTATTGCGGCAGCGTAGGCTGGCTGGCGCCGGACGGCGACTTCTCGCTGAACGTGGCGATCCGCACGCTGGTGCTGCCGTCATGCGAGTCGAACCAAGGCGGCGCAGGCTCGTCGCACATTGTCGACCTGCCTCGATCCGAGCAAGCGCGTGCGGCGTCAAGCGGCCCGACGACGCCCGGTCCTGCGGTCCGTAGCGGCGTGTACCATGTAGGCGGCGGCATCGTGCACGACTCCGATCCCGAACGGGAATGGCAGGAGTGCCATTGGAAGGCGCGCATCCTGGGCTGA
- a CDS encoding FAD-dependent oxidoreductase: MREPVDVLICGAGTAGLTLAIELARRGVRFALIEKLPSPFPGSRGKGIQPRTQEVFEDLGILDRAMAAGGIYPKVRKYSADGCHVDQEVTTVAAPTPAEPYPLPLMVPQFKTEAIMRERLLELGHAPDCGVELIGMEVGAGGIKAVLATPKGEQWLHTRYLVGADGGRSLVRRTLGIGFQGRTLGVRAIVADVVLEGLPRDMWHQFDGNGAGPLAICPLAGTDLFQIQAPVPLEGDINLSAAALTERVALHTARSDITVHSVAWSSIYNMNARLADRYRDGPVFLVGDAAHVHPPTGGQGLNTSVQDAYNLGWKLAAVLAGAPEGLLETYEAERRPVAAEVLGLSTRLLAGFKTGDNRRTREVLQLDIGYPASPLSLPSQADSRLVPGSRAPDAIVRGAGGSPTRLFTLLKGTHWTLLVNGPSTFLPSAGLHIHSIGPGMEIEDHQDQFARFYGLAEGAAALVRPDGYLAGVFARDRAVVLQEYLDRYCKTR, translated from the coding sequence ATGCGTGAGCCCGTTGACGTCCTGATCTGCGGTGCCGGGACTGCCGGCCTGACCCTGGCAATAGAACTGGCGCGTCGCGGCGTGCGCTTTGCCCTTATCGAAAAGCTCCCATCCCCCTTTCCGGGCTCACGCGGGAAAGGAATTCAACCGCGCACCCAAGAGGTCTTTGAAGACCTGGGAATCCTGGACCGAGCCATGGCTGCGGGTGGCATCTATCCCAAGGTTCGGAAATACTCGGCCGACGGCTGTCATGTGGACCAGGAAGTGACGACGGTTGCCGCACCTACGCCTGCCGAGCCCTACCCGCTTCCGTTGATGGTTCCGCAGTTCAAGACCGAAGCGATAATGCGCGAGCGCCTGTTGGAACTGGGCCATGCGCCTGATTGTGGTGTGGAGCTGATCGGGATGGAGGTCGGCGCCGGCGGGATAAAAGCGGTGCTGGCCACCCCGAAGGGCGAGCAGTGGCTCCACACACGCTATCTGGTGGGCGCCGACGGCGGGCGCAGCCTGGTGCGCCGCACTCTGGGCATAGGCTTTCAGGGCAGGACTTTAGGCGTGCGGGCAATCGTGGCCGATGTCGTGCTGGAAGGGCTGCCGCGCGATATGTGGCACCAGTTCGACGGTAACGGCGCGGGTCCCCTGGCCATCTGCCCGCTCGCGGGCACCGACCTGTTCCAGATCCAGGCGCCCGTTCCTCTGGAGGGCGACATCAACCTTTCCGCTGCTGCGTTGACTGAACGTGTTGCCCTGCACACTGCGCGCTCGGACATTACCGTCCATTCAGTTGCTTGGTCTTCGATCTACAACATGAACGCCAGGCTAGCCGACCGTTACCGGGATGGCCCCGTCTTCCTGGTCGGTGATGCGGCACATGTCCATCCCCCCACCGGCGGACAAGGCCTCAACACCAGCGTGCAGGACGCCTACAACCTGGGCTGGAAGCTAGCGGCCGTGCTCGCTGGCGCGCCGGAGGGGCTACTGGAAACCTACGAAGCCGAACGCCGGCCCGTGGCCGCGGAAGTGCTCGGCCTGTCCACACGGTTGCTTGCTGGTTTCAAGACGGGGGACAACAGGCGGACCCGTGAAGTCCTGCAACTGGACATCGGTTATCCCGCCTCGCCGCTATCGCTTCCGTCGCAAGCCGACAGCAGACTTGTCCCGGGCAGTCGTGCGCCCGATGCCATAGTGCGTGGCGCAGGCGGCAGCCCCACGCGCCTGTTCACCCTGCTAAAGGGCACGCACTGGACCTTACTGGTGAATGGCCCCTCAACCTTTCTGCCAAGCGCCGGCTTGCACATCCACAGCATTGGGCCCGGCATGGAGATCGAAGACCACCAGGACCAGTTCGCCAGGTTCTACGGTCTCGCGGAGGGCGCCGCCGCGCTGGTCAGGCCGGACGGGTACCTGGCGGGTGTCTTTGCCAGGGATCGGGCGGTCGTATTGCAAGAGTATCTGGACCGATACTGCAAAACCCGGTGA